The bacterium genome contains a region encoding:
- a CDS encoding site-specific integrase, with product MKLYRYTNGRWYVRYTRNGKRRMLSTGETDKTQALLKVGEIQRRIENETAQGIPADAPRTFAAYANEYLEYSKAHKKISSFRRDETSLNQILPAFGDMKLSEITTRDIEQFQTQRSLKVAPATANRDMETIKHMMNKAVDWNYIKANPARQIKRLRTPPPPTRFLSCEERDRLLFECSANPMLWAIVFTALETGMRRGELMGLTWKDINFERRSILLMRTKNNEQRMIPISDKLLPVLERLNIERKGQTVFRKPDGRPYGNWRKAFETACNRAGVVDFRFHDLRHTFASYLVMAGVDIRTVQELLGHKDIKMTLRYSHLSRPHLLDAVNKGGTNLAHKGNTAVFESNKL from the coding sequence GTGAAACTATACAGATATACCAACGGGCGTTGGTATGTTAGGTACACGCGCAATGGGAAAAGACGGATGCTCTCTACAGGAGAGACCGACAAGACCCAGGCTCTATTAAAAGTTGGAGAGATTCAAAGACGCATCGAGAACGAGACGGCTCAAGGCATTCCGGCAGATGCACCACGAACGTTTGCTGCATACGCCAATGAATACTTGGAATACTCGAAAGCCCATAAAAAAATATCCTCATTCAGAAGAGACGAAACATCGCTCAATCAGATTCTACCTGCCTTTGGCGATATGAAGCTTTCAGAAATAACGACAAGGGATATTGAGCAATTTCAGACTCAACGTTCGCTGAAGGTTGCACCTGCTACGGCTAACCGCGACATGGAAACCATCAAGCACATGATGAACAAGGCCGTTGACTGGAACTACATCAAAGCTAATCCTGCACGTCAGATTAAACGCCTTAGAACCCCTCCCCCTCCTACCAGGTTTCTTTCGTGTGAGGAGCGAGACAGGCTACTTTTTGAGTGCTCTGCTAACCCGATGTTGTGGGCGATAGTCTTTACTGCGCTTGAAACAGGCATGCGTCGTGGTGAGCTTATGGGGCTTACATGGAAAGACATCAACTTTGAAAGACGATCTATTCTGCTTATGCGAACCAAGAATAACGAGCAAAGGATGATTCCAATAAGCGACAAGCTTCTGCCCGTGCTCGAAAGGCTGAACATAGAACGCAAAGGGCAGACTGTCTTTCGCAAGCCTGACGGCAGACCATACGGTAACTGGAGAAAGGCCTTTGAAACCGCTTGTAACCGTGCTGGAGTCGTCGATTTTCGCTTTCACGACCTGAGACATACCTTTGCCTCTTATCTCGTGATGGCGGGCGTTGACATTCGCACTGTACAGGAGTTATTGGGCCACAAGGACATCAAGATGACTCTGCGCTATTCTCACCTCTCACGCCCTCACCTTCTTGACGCGGTAAATAAAGGTGGCACAAATCTGGCACACAAAGGGAACACGGCAGTTTTTGAATCTAACAAGTTATGA
- a CDS encoding helix-turn-helix transcriptional regulator encodes MLKWSQEKLAEEANLTLKHISRIECGIANLHIVTLNRIALAFKTSPAEILGFTISPKHKANVEILSGDLIEQLKKQPKRQLEIIKLLLDELSKAVE; translated from the coding sequence TTGTTGAAGTGGTCTCAGGAGAAATTAGCAGAGGAGGCTAATCTTACCCTTAAACACATTAGCCGGATAGAATGCGGCATTGCGAATCTTCACATTGTTACCTTGAATCGGATCGCATTAGCTTTTAAAACCTCCCCTGCGGAAATTCTTGGCTTCACTATTTCCCCAAAACACAAGGCAAACGTTGAAATTCTGTCCGGTGATTTAATCGAGCAGCTGAAAAAGCAGCCGAAACGTCAGCTCGAAATCATCAAGCTATTGCTTGATGAACTTTCTAAAGCGGTAGAATAG